From Candidatus Hadarchaeales archaeon, one genomic window encodes:
- a CDS encoding RAMP superfamily CRISPR-associated protein, which produces MSHLLPLKNRVIGRLEFEGRSLLHIGAGGEEVRREILKIGEKVLIPASSVKGAIRKLVEQVARTVSVPGLPDAFEIGEGKLECLKEQVDQAVQWVLQQRGILPLLRSLGLEDELERLGVKSEEDWAKLELLPENRETLKKIAVEYATVRHPLYRLMGGQKIASKLRFLDIPLEASIQDKPGVGIDRKSGRASEHHLYFLESVKPSKLGLWFIVDNLEPGSLEAKLLAETLSLIKSVGLSLGARKSVGMGELELRSGEFWIADLRGDDGAKLADPFTGEKLDLDNFINWLNPGT; this is translated from the coding sequence ATGAGCCATCTCCTGCCGTTGAAGAATAGGGTGATTGGAAGGCTAGAATTCGAAGGTAGGTCGCTTTTGCACATTGGGGCCGGGGGGGAGGAGGTCAGGAGGGAGATCCTTAAAATCGGGGAGAAGGTTCTGATTCCAGCATCTTCCGTCAAGGGTGCCATTCGAAAGCTTGTGGAGCAGGTTGCGAGGACCGTGAGCGTTCCGGGTCTTCCGGACGCGTTCGAAATAGGGGAGGGGAAGCTCGAATGCCTGAAGGAGCAGGTTGATCAGGCAGTCCAGTGGGTGCTGCAACAAAGGGGAATCCTCCCCCTGCTTCGCTCGCTTGGCTTGGAGGACGAGTTGGAGCGGCTGGGGGTGAAGAGTGAGGAGGACTGGGCAAAGCTAGAGCTGCTACCGGAAAACAGGGAAACATTAAAGAAAATTGCGGTGGAGTACGCGACGGTAAGGCACCCCCTGTACAGGCTGATGGGAGGGCAGAAGATTGCCTCGAAGCTCAGATTTCTGGATATTCCTTTGGAGGCGAGCATCCAGGACAAACCGGGAGTCGGGATTGACAGAAAGAGTGGGAGGGCGAGCGAGCACCACTTATACTTTTTGGAATCAGTCAAGCCTTCCAAGCTGGGACTATGGTTCATAGTAGACAATCTTGAGCCCGGTAGTTTGGAGGCGAAACTTCTCGCGGAAACGCTTAGTTTAATTAAGTCGGTGGGGCTTTCACTTGGGGCGAGGAAAAGCGTGGGGATGGGTGAGTTGGAGCTGAGGAGTGGTGAATTTTGGATTGCCGACTTGCGGGGAGATGACGGGGCAAAGCTGGCCGATCCTTTCACTGGAGAGAAGCTGGACTTAGACAATTTTATAAATTGGCTGAATCCTGGCACGTGA
- a CDS encoding RAMP superfamily CRISPR-associated protein, which produces MIEFEVEARPVGLFTVGGGTVEVFGPDVPFIKERGKIFIPGSTFKGLLRSAASRVAETYGFSSCSKIRPEELCGSCDVCKLFGSVRSQGKLIVGNLEAVGKHELLWFTRVRIDDKSNKAEEGGLFTQEHSYGGSFRGTIRVMEDGAGLLGLLLLALAELRTGRAGRKSLLDLKIGGTAGLRGRVEGRWLKLVEELEKFLWEGKI; this is translated from the coding sequence ATGATAGAATTCGAGGTCGAGGCCAGACCCGTCGGGCTCTTCACGGTTGGTGGGGGGACGGTCGAGGTTTTTGGGCCAGACGTTCCCTTCATAAAGGAGAGGGGAAAGATTTTCATTCCGGGTTCGACCTTCAAGGGCCTTCTGAGGTCGGCTGCATCGAGAGTAGCTGAAACGTATGGGTTTTCCTCTTGCAGCAAGATAAGGCCCGAAGAACTCTGTGGCTCCTGTGACGTCTGTAAACTTTTCGGATCCGTGAGATCGCAGGGAAAACTCATCGTAGGGAACCTGGAGGCTGTCGGAAAACATGAACTCCTCTGGTTCACGAGGGTCAGGATTGACGACAAAAGCAATAAGGCCGAAGAGGGAGGCCTTTTTACCCAGGAGCACTCATATGGTGGAAGCTTCAGGGGGACGATAAGGGTCATGGAGGATGGGGCTGGGCTTCTCGGGCTTCTGCTCCTCGCGCTTGCGGAACTCAGAACGGGAAGGGCCGGGAGAAAATCCCTCCTCGACCTGAAGATAGGCGGGACGGCTGGGCTTCGGGGAAGAGTGGAGGGAAGGTGGCTTAAACTCGTGGAAGAACTCGAGAAATTTTTGTGGGAGGGGAAAATATGA
- a CDS encoding HD domain-containing protein: protein MTANVFRKAEWPYPVYKSFIVPYWENGTLSVRELSEKDVEEWGKTLKLAKDFITRAVNALEVRGEARLELVADLLVLFLKVPLLREPISLLPSPLKAYLAWRLVSETRLKEFRDNPIEFASHLYMIYREFRPQLEELLKIVEGARERVERCWFHLPADTRPVANCAGLIPHLLTTSALSWALAVQRGLGRREAALVRLSALLHDVGKPFAPKEHVARSAEIAEWFTDFLDPEEREEIVRLVRDHHRGEKEGGRIIREADRLSSATDRISGYLQEIVSGRLGRKPEVQELEGWDFWVELERSSPGSIRSLSEEFVEKVRRDTGEGGNLFVRTLPLPPGYYYAPVEGIWFGCVDLGGIQRFIRTPTELKAVAAASYVIETAVLVHVPAFIQQELQRRAWFPMEAFLYSGGGNLYFVFPEVLKGEIEGAVKKYTGVLAREKIPLELRMVTAQFLAFFPDLLESMAREMGLQKISSREEARVERGDAKKCKCCFTRIAEVEDYCKVCNDLIKLGDEFHFKERWETKIFLPGEGLGSPKEIFKSEWKDASVKLMEIIAGHDLEEIRRGVEQRNYAVLKVDGVCMGAFMASAISITDACERSARIDISLKRAFEDSARELYTALSGKDGQEARKAIARLELGLLYMGGDDSLALMSSWYAPIFTHSLVSRFRTYMGEVRGLSAGLAAGGAKAPVWSLIDAADELEREAKSRTREKVSRGAICYDVCEVPLSSTAVRYRRKELEGKKMTLQPFVVENGGRLGEILQKLSGGGSHGDWYRWALDTSREDREDNKVKKLAKRVRRCIKEAVEAAKRILGGGADEELLNEVSKLYMRRQQIRLKNREEWRMAVDACAEGWGKAAFGDVELLIKFALGGIA, encoded by the coding sequence ATGACCGCGAACGTTTTTCGGAAAGCCGAGTGGCCGTATCCGGTTTACAAGTCCTTCATCGTCCCCTACTGGGAAAATGGCACTCTGTCGGTCAGGGAATTGAGCGAAAAAGATGTCGAGGAATGGGGGAAGACCCTAAAGCTTGCGAAGGACTTCATCACGCGGGCGGTCAACGCGCTGGAGGTAAGGGGAGAAGCGAGGCTCGAACTCGTTGCGGATTTGCTGGTTCTTTTCCTTAAAGTTCCCCTTCTCCGCGAGCCGATCTCGCTCCTGCCGAGCCCGCTTAAAGCCTACCTCGCTTGGAGGCTCGTGTCAGAAACAAGACTCAAGGAGTTCAGAGACAACCCCATTGAATTTGCCAGCCACCTGTACATGATTTACAGGGAGTTCAGGCCGCAGCTTGAGGAATTGCTGAAGATCGTCGAGGGGGCAAGGGAAAGGGTTGAGAGATGCTGGTTCCACTTGCCTGCGGACACCCGCCCCGTGGCAAACTGCGCGGGCCTCATTCCACACCTGCTCACGACCTCCGCGCTCTCCTGGGCCCTAGCCGTCCAGCGGGGTTTGGGGAGGAGGGAGGCGGCGCTGGTAAGGCTTTCGGCTCTCCTCCACGATGTCGGCAAGCCCTTCGCCCCGAAGGAGCATGTCGCGCGTTCGGCCGAAATCGCGGAGTGGTTCACCGACTTCCTGGACCCGGAGGAGAGGGAGGAAATTGTGAGGTTGGTGAGGGATCACCACAGGGGCGAGAAGGAGGGGGGAAGGATAATCAGGGAGGCGGACAGATTGTCCTCGGCGACCGACCGGATAAGCGGATATCTTCAGGAAATCGTCTCGGGAAGGCTCGGGAGAAAACCGGAGGTTCAGGAGCTTGAGGGTTGGGACTTCTGGGTGGAGCTAGAAAGAAGTTCTCCCGGCTCCATAAGGTCGCTTAGCGAGGAATTCGTCGAGAAGGTTCGGAGGGATACGGGGGAGGGGGGCAATCTTTTCGTCAGAACCCTCCCGCTCCCGCCCGGTTACTATTACGCCCCGGTGGAGGGGATTTGGTTTGGATGTGTCGACCTCGGAGGGATCCAGAGATTCATCCGAACTCCAACCGAGCTGAAGGCGGTCGCGGCCGCCAGCTATGTGATCGAGACGGCGGTCCTGGTTCACGTTCCGGCCTTCATCCAGCAGGAGCTTCAGCGGAGGGCCTGGTTCCCGATGGAGGCGTTCCTTTATTCCGGCGGGGGCAACCTGTACTTCGTCTTCCCGGAGGTACTGAAGGGGGAGATCGAGGGGGCAGTTAAGAAGTATACCGGCGTTCTTGCGAGGGAAAAAATCCCCCTTGAGCTCAGGATGGTAACCGCCCAGTTCTTAGCCTTCTTCCCAGACCTGCTCGAAAGTATGGCGAGGGAGATGGGCCTCCAGAAGATCTCCTCGCGTGAAGAGGCGCGGGTGGAGAGGGGCGATGCGAAAAAGTGCAAGTGCTGCTTCACAAGGATTGCGGAGGTGGAGGACTACTGTAAGGTTTGTAACGATTTGATAAAACTCGGGGACGAATTCCATTTCAAGGAGAGATGGGAAACGAAGATCTTCCTCCCAGGAGAGGGGTTAGGTTCGCCCAAGGAGATCTTTAAAAGTGAGTGGAAGGATGCCTCGGTCAAACTGATGGAAATCATCGCCGGTCACGATCTGGAGGAAATTCGAAGGGGTGTCGAGCAGAGGAATTACGCTGTTCTGAAGGTGGATGGGGTCTGCATGGGGGCTTTCATGGCCTCCGCCATCTCCATAACGGATGCCTGTGAAAGGAGTGCGAGGATAGATATTTCTCTCAAGAGGGCCTTCGAGGATTCGGCCCGCGAACTTTACACCGCCTTGAGCGGGAAGGATGGGCAGGAGGCGAGAAAGGCCATCGCGAGACTCGAGCTCGGACTGCTGTATATGGGAGGGGACGACTCCCTCGCGCTCATGAGCTCCTGGTATGCACCCATCTTCACCCACTCGCTCGTCTCCAGGTTCAGGACCTACATGGGGGAGGTGAGGGGACTTTCGGCTGGGTTGGCAGCAGGGGGTGCGAAGGCGCCGGTTTGGTCCCTGATAGATGCTGCGGATGAGCTGGAAAGGGAAGCGAAGAGCAGGACGAGGGAAAAGGTGAGTCGGGGGGCCATTTGCTACGATGTTTGCGAGGTTCCTCTCTCCTCTACCGCCGTTCGTTACCGGAGAAAAGAGCTGGAAGGGAAGAAGATGACTCTTCAGCCTTTCGTGGTTGAAAATGGGGGAAGGCTGGGCGAGATCCTTCAAAAGCTTTCCGGTGGGGGCTCGCACGGGGACTGGTATAGGTGGGCGCTGGATACCTCGAGGGAAGATAGGGAAGATAATAAGGTTAAGAAGCTTGCGAAGAGGGTTAGGCGTTGCATCAAGGAGGCTGTCGAGGCTGCGAAGAGAATTCTGGGTGGGGGGGCGGACGAGGAGCTGCTAAACGAGGTCTCAAAACTCTACATGAGGAGGCAGCAGATTAGGTTGAAAAATAGGGAAGAATGGAGGATGGCCGTGGACGCGTGCGCGGAGGGGTGGGGAAAGGCGGCGTTCGGTGACGTTGAACTGCTGATAAAATTTGCACTGGGGGGAATTGCATGA
- a CDS encoding RAMP superfamily CRISPR-associated protein → MREFNVIQEEPRTRGRFIGLCGELRVSIEVVSGLHVGSGQLPIKADEEELQELPKKADFLAAARELAQTIELDYWPFPSIEGRAVIPGSSVKGNVRARLELSFKEKDGRFRSCFTETGRFQKGPSKDGSWRHFKIWESSVKQNRIVPRKGKGSQCDFVRGEQEKVCLLCDLFGTTGLIGLLEFSDFTLSEGRLSPQQFQYGLKLLIAKVGSVFTGKVRFMNLKPEELGLVLWGMGLRDGRIGREVLMGRLKYVGPIGKIRYRLDALKLSQFSEQLKLDSTEIKAGDEVQADDRLVKELVELARRAYEGELKDIEEVSPKR, encoded by the coding sequence ATGAGGGAGTTCAACGTAATCCAAGAAGAGCCTAGGACGAGGGGAAGGTTTATAGGACTTTGCGGGGAGCTACGCGTTTCCATCGAAGTTGTGAGCGGTCTTCATGTGGGCTCGGGTCAACTTCCAATAAAAGCAGATGAGGAGGAACTGCAGGAGCTGCCGAAGAAGGCGGACTTTCTAGCGGCGGCAAGGGAGCTAGCCCAGACCATAGAACTTGACTACTGGCCCTTCCCCTCGATCGAGGGAAGGGCTGTCATACCGGGCTCAAGCGTAAAGGGGAACGTTAGGGCAAGGCTGGAGCTTTCCTTTAAGGAAAAGGATGGCCGGTTCAGATCTTGTTTCACGGAGACGGGAAGGTTTCAGAAAGGCCCCTCGAAGGACGGGTCCTGGAGGCATTTCAAGATATGGGAGTCCTCGGTGAAACAGAATAGAATCGTTCCTAGGAAAGGAAAAGGGTCGCAGTGCGATTTCGTGAGGGGGGAGCAGGAGAAGGTATGCCTTCTCTGCGATCTCTTTGGGACGACCGGTCTGATCGGTCTGCTCGAGTTCAGCGACTTTACCCTTAGTGAGGGCAGGCTCTCCCCACAGCAATTTCAGTACGGGTTGAAATTGTTGATTGCGAAGGTCGGTTCCGTTTTTACTGGGAAGGTGCGGTTCATGAACCTGAAGCCGGAAGAATTGGGACTGGTTCTGTGGGGAATGGGTCTCAGGGATGGGAGAATCGGGAGGGAGGTCCTCATGGGAAGGCTGAAGTATGTGGGGCCGATTGGAAAAATAAGATACAGACTTGACGCACTTAAATTATCCCAGTTCTCGGAGCAACTGAAGTTGGATTCGACTGAGATCAAAGCAGGCGACGAGGTGCAGGCCGACGACCGGCTCGTGAAGGAGCTCGTGGAGTTGGCGAGGCGCGCATATGAGGGAGAGCTTAAGGATATAGAGGAGGTGAGTCCAAAAAGATGA
- a CDS encoding RAMP superfamily CRISPR-associated protein encodes MQWISHANILRETSFNFILTNEAPLRIGCGGEPPLEALSDLAVLRIPSEFGEVPYIPGSSLKGVFRSFCAKLLAWKGLRVCELSGNRCEVGREKDIEKFAKQACLLCKIFGTQGYKGLVSFLDAFPWDGQQLYPFRLGVRRGIRIGRKSGKAENLFDIEYVEPRAKFKSSIRCLNLPNFALGLLSRVLLCLHEGEVKIGGFKTRGFGEVRLEEIEIRNRDVRGTGKKMTALDPLDRDVEVEEMEVENDWLVARGDAAWRVLRKLAQLWEVVKLYEGVQRNPRRA; translated from the coding sequence ATGCAATGGATTTCACATGCCAACATTCTTAGGGAAACTTCCTTCAACTTTATTCTGACAAACGAAGCTCCTTTAAGAATCGGATGCGGCGGAGAACCTCCACTCGAAGCACTATCCGATCTCGCTGTTCTTAGAATTCCTTCCGAGTTCGGGGAAGTGCCATATATTCCGGGATCCAGCCTGAAGGGAGTCTTCAGAAGTTTTTGCGCAAAACTCCTTGCGTGGAAGGGGCTGAGAGTCTGCGAGCTGTCCGGAAATAGATGCGAGGTTGGGCGGGAGAAAGATATCGAAAAGTTTGCGAAGCAGGCTTGTCTTTTGTGCAAAATTTTTGGAACACAGGGGTACAAGGGACTTGTGAGTTTTTTGGATGCTTTCCCCTGGGACGGTCAGCAGCTTTATCCATTCAGGCTGGGTGTTAGGAGGGGAATTCGAATCGGCAGGAAATCCGGGAAAGCGGAGAACCTTTTCGATATAGAATATGTTGAGCCGAGGGCAAAGTTTAAGTCGAGCATTCGTTGCCTCAACCTACCTAACTTCGCGCTCGGTTTGCTCTCGAGAGTCCTTCTTTGCCTGCACGAGGGAGAGGTGAAGATTGGAGGGTTCAAGACGAGGGGCTTTGGAGAAGTGAGGTTGGAGGAGATCGAGATCAGAAATCGAGATGTTAGGGGAACCGGGAAGAAAATGACTGCTCTCGATCCGCTGGATAGAGATGTGGAGGTCGAGGAAATGGAGGTGGAGAACGATTGGTTGGTGGCGAGAGGAGACGCAGCTTGGAGGGTCCTACGGAAGCTGGCTCAATTATGGGAGGTGGTTAAACTATATGAGGGAGTTCAACGTAATCCAAGAAGAGCCTAG
- a CDS encoding RAMP superfamily CRISPR-associated protein → MPDYRDFDKLKSLTKIRGILINHTPLRVGTGREASLEAAVDIAVFRVGEVACIPGSSLKGVLRATAEILAPSFGITPHPPWDLPKAEKEGDFCEICGIFGNQELMSHIKVYDAYPQGEAPIFVKPGVAIDRNFGSVAHGPFFEELVVPGCRWDFRVDIINIPVFEENTDKRGKILETLFRMFRTTGLHVGARSTVGSGLTVLEDLNYATYTLTEKGFVLKKEGRVQ, encoded by the coding sequence ATGCCAGATTATAGAGACTTCGACAAACTTAAGAGTCTTACCAAAATCAGGGGGATCCTTATAAACCATACTCCGCTCCGCGTGGGGACGGGAAGGGAGGCGTCTCTCGAGGCAGCGGTTGACATAGCCGTTTTCAGAGTGGGGGAAGTAGCCTGTATACCGGGATCAAGCCTGAAAGGGGTTTTACGAGCCACGGCGGAAATCCTCGCACCCTCCTTCGGAATTACCCCCCATCCTCCCTGGGATCTTCCGAAAGCTGAGAAGGAGGGTGACTTTTGCGAGATTTGCGGGATTTTTGGGAATCAGGAGTTAATGAGCCATATAAAGGTCTATGACGCATATCCTCAGGGTGAAGCACCAATCTTCGTCAAGCCTGGAGTCGCGATTGATAGAAACTTCGGAAGCGTAGCACACGGGCCTTTCTTCGAGGAGTTGGTGGTCCCGGGTTGCAGGTGGGATTTTCGGGTCGATATCATAAACATCCCGGTTTTCGAGGAGAATACGGACAAGAGAGGAAAAATCTTGGAGACACTCTTCCGTATGTTCAGAACTACGGGACTGCATGTCGGGGCGAGGAGCACAGTAGGGTCCGGCCTAACAGTTTTGGAGGACTTGAATTACGCCACGTATACCTTGACCGAAAAAGGGTTCGTTTTGAAAAAAGAGGGTAGAGTACAATAA